The Apostichopus japonicus isolate 1M-3 chromosome 20, ASM3797524v1, whole genome shotgun sequence nucleotide sequence CAGGTTTCTGTACGAGAAAATGTGGTATCCAATAGTTTTTGAATGTTTTCCAAGATATCTCAACTTACCATGGAAGGCCTATATGAAAAATGCACAACAATGCAATAGCGCATCTCTAACTAGAAAGGTATAaaggaggaaagaaaaaaaaagggggggggctgGACAGAAGCAAACTCCTGCCCCCAAGTTCCCACACGTATGGTAAAAGAAAAACTCATCTGGTAATAAATATCATCACGAAAATTACTCCATTCTATTTTGTACCCGATAAGTTAAACAATCTTTATCACGAACCGCCATATGTATAGTTGGTTAGCAAGGCATTGGGAGTaagtacacccccccccccaaacaaatgACCCCTCCTATGTTACTTTTTGGCGGACTGCAGGCTGCTAGTGTTTTTCAGCAAATTGACGGGAGACGGGATTAGTGCCCCCTCCCTCACGCGGATATGCCCCTGCCATGTGTAGAAACAATTACGAAAAACAGCAAGGAAAGTGTGTGTGcctttttttaaatgtaccaTGTTTAGCCAAGGTATTTTTAAATGGCATCATACCATTTTACTGAAGGTATTCGAGACACGTGTCTGCCATTCTGGTCTTGCTGCAAGTCCCCAAGATTGAACACAACCCCCTACCTACCACCACTACCATGCGACCACCACCGACAAAAGCACTAGAAAAAGAGAGATAACCAAACACATGGGTTTGGTAtaactttttctttctctgcaattttaatgctatatatatacaacaacgAAGAAATATTAAGGCCGACAAAAGATGGCCCATAACGACTTTAATCAAAAGAATAACCAGAATTCATCAGCAAAGTTAACTCGTCTGTATCACAACTTTCACTATGTTCTGTTTGAGTGTAAACAGATAATAATTAAGAGATAAGAAGAGCTTTTAGTGAAGTTCAAGAGCGCCCGCTATTTCACTTAGATACCATTTCTTTAGTAATGTTAAATGAAAGTACCACATTCTAACATATATTCACGATGTTCACGTGAAGCTCCTGCGATTGCGTTCACATATATTTTTCTGCCCAAATCGAATTATTTGTGATAAAATTTTCCATACGGAGCTGCACTTGCATCGAAACAGAAAGAGAAACGGACTGATGGACAAACATACAGACAGAAAAAGAGACAACCATATACAGACGGAGCCCttatatggcaagccgttttaaatTTTTCCTTCCTGTTCTCAGTAGGATAAACAccgcttaagtaaaatacaattacgTTATAGCgaaattaattccacttaagtacaaatgtattttattttagcTTAATTGTACTTAAGCTCAATAAGTGTATTTTACTTAATTGTAATAGATTCTATTTAAGCTTAGAagtatttgaataaaaaaaaatatgctgctTAGTTAAAATTCACTTTCTTTTTAGCTAAGTATTATTTCACTTAAATAGAATGCGATTTTGCTTTAGGTGTAAAGGACGccacaatttcacttaagtacgGTAAAATACAATACCAGTGGAATTAGCAAAGCTCACCGTGTAATGAATTTATACTTCAACTTAAGAAAAATATGCTCTCCCACTTaagtagaaatatattttacttaagtatttatattttgtatataaagCATGCATTATACAGCAGTATTTCACATAAGTAGTTCAACTTCCCGCAATATATTACTGATATTGCTTGCAATCACTCTCCAACATGTATGACAATTGACAATACCAATCTTTCGAGTTTGACGGTTTCACTTAGGTTTACTACTCGATATCTTCACGCGGGTCAAGAAAGTAGAACTGCTGCTAACTGTATCTTTCCTTCCGTTGAGAAGATTAGACCACAATTTCCAAATCCGAGCTTTGCAAGTAAAAGCCAGAAAGATGAGAACTCCGTGTGATGACGTCAAAATGGTGAACAAATACCAAAACACTTGGAGATCTGTGAACCAAGCTACAAATCCAGTGATCCAGGTTAAACTGAGGTCCATAAATATCTGGAAAAAATGAGCAAAAATGATACATAACATGTTCACTAAATTCTTAGGCTCAGTTTTACAAAGAAATATCGATGACACATAGACACAATTTATATTATACTAAAACCAAAACTATGCTTTTTATCATAAGGTCTAATAGAAAATTATTCGCTGTAAAGAATTTGTTCGGGATGAATACATCGTCACGTGACTGTTCTACTTCTTGTAGCTTGCGACCTGATAGTCGTGGCCAAGACGTATAAGCCTAACTGATATTGACACGGGTCTGCCATGCGATGGCCTGATGTTGATCGTCAACCTTTCTAGGTTCATCATTGTTACACCCCCCCCGGGTAACTTACCCCCAAGTGGGAAacaactgcactagacatataaCAAAAGAATGAAACTTTATGCATTTAGAGTTGTTTTTAAAAGCTGAACTCATTTGTACATGAGTAACCATTTCTTGATTCCTATCATACTTCGATGCTATATTAACTGCCCTTAAAAGCATTTCGAATTGTTCTTGTGATGAGCTACCCTTGTGTTGGCCCACTGTACAGGCTCTCCATTTACCATAAATCATTGAGCTATTAGGTAATAGCTCCATGCATAAATTGGATTCCAATTACGGGAGCAATGTTATCTTACCTTTGCGTAAATTATTATTTCATGTTTCTGAGCGCTGCTTATGTTCCTTCGGATGAAGTTATTGCTGCACTTATGTTTACATATGGCTGATGTCACATAAGTAAATGCAAATAAGTTAACCACTATAGAAAATAACAGAGGAATTCCGAACGCCAATAAATTGATCATCGGCCCACCAATCCAACATCCATGTACTGTGCCGTATGAAACACCATACCGGTTATCGTTTATGAGAAAAAGCGTCAATAGTGTTCCGGAAATAAGGACAGGAACCAGAATGCAACGGGTAATGTGGATAACCACCTTAATTGTGGTTGGTATTCCCTTGTCCGATGGTTTGTAACTATTTTTGAATGTCAGAAACATATCAAATCCACGAACAGTGCTGGTTGAGAAAACTGCTAGCCAAAAGAAATGTCCAAATCCTGACACCAACGAACAGAAGACCGGTGACGTAGTAGCCCAACCCGCCAATAGGAGAAGTATATCGGCAATGAGAAGGAACACACAGAGTAGGATGTTGTGAACGCATGCCATGCGAGCTCTCAATGAGTGGAATATGGCATATGTCAAAAGGCTGAAAAGGAGGGCAATAATGGATAGAGATAAACCAATCGTTGTCAATATAATTTCCAGAGTTGTATAAGTAGGGAAGAATATGATATACTTCTCACCATTTTCTTGCAAGAAATTACAAACTTGTATACTTCCATTGTTGTACAGAATGTACATTTCGGGTGTGAAACGCACACTGGTGTTGTAGATATAAACTAAGACATCAGATTCATTGCTCTCTGCTTTAAAGTCGGAAGCTTCCATCATTATAAACGGACAGGTAGTTTTCTGATCTTGTACAAGTTGACATCTTTGTACCTCTGCTGTCTCCCTGTTAATTCCATTTGGGTCAACTGCGAAGTCTACATTATGACGAAATTTCACCTCGTTTAAAGTGACAAACTCTGCTGTttctttgaaaaacacatttgtTGAATTTTCGTTGAGAGACCACAGTGAAGAATTCATCCAAGTGGGGTCGCATTCTAATTTTGAGAACGAAGAATTAAGTGCGCATTGCGCATTGACACGGAGAACGATTACGTCACGACAAAATGATTGCCCAAATGACTGATCTCCAATCACGAAATAGGGAGAGATTATTTTTCGAAATACTTCAGTGGATGCAAGGTTGGTTTTATATTCATAAATTGTAGTTTCCTTCAAAGAATAACAGGAATTCTCAAATAAGTCAGTAGGTGATATTAAGCTCTCTGGGAGACAATCAGTAACATTCTTGAAGTATTTTTGGCAAGGGTTTGTTAGTTGTGTTTCCACTGTAATGTTGGTTGAAAATTGAACACACGGGCTTGTGTCGTTCCTGTAAACAATTGATTGAGTTTCTACACAATTCCTGTCAATCAATACATAACCATTCGGACATGACATAAGTATACACTCGGATGCAATAGGGTCAAATACCTCTCCTACGTTACATTCCACGTATGTGGTTTCGATTTCTTCATCTCCTGATATTATCGATATTCCGCCATTTTGTCCTCCGAAATTAAATGTTATTGAAATTGGCACTAGATTTGGACTTGCTGCCGACGGGCAGTCTGGAAGTCCAGTAATTTTGTCAATTGGACAAGGTATATTCGGAGGTGGAATTCTGTTGGTCTTGCAAATCTCGCGAAGGTTTATATTCACATTTTGGGAATAATATGAGCAATTCAgacattctttatttttgtaGGAATTCCCATCTGAGGTTGTAATCGGCGCAGAAATCATTGAACAGTTGTTGATTACATCATCATCCGTTACATATTCATTACAAcctgcgatgacgtcatcattaacCGCGTGACATGGAATTATGGATATTTGGTAATGAGGATGGTTAGTTGgaggaagaaaagaaacaacttCACACCTTTTGTTGAGAAAGAGAACCTTTTCCGCCGTTGTTAGAGCTGTTTTTGATTTGAAAGTGTTACTGTCACATTTCTTAGCTGTAAACGACCAAGCAGTAAGATTGGACTGTTCTTGGTTGTGACAAATTGCGCAATATATATTCCTGAAAGTAACCCCATCAGGAGATACCATTGGAATACTAGACAAATGGTTTTCCAATCTCCCAACCACTATTTCTGTATCTTcatcagtgacgtcacatcgattTGGTCCCGCCCAAGATTCGGGACATTTTGAGACCATCCAGTATCTTTTCTTTGTAATTACATCTCTTACACACTGGTAATGCTCTACATAGGGCTGCATGACTTCAGATACAAAGTGGTCAGCATTATTCTCGAGATGACAGTTCTTACTATGTTCATCGAAGTTGTAACAACAATCTCGAAATATCGAACACGCGGGATGACATGAACAGCGGTATGAGGCCTCCAAGTAAGAATTACATTCTGACCTACACTCGAAGTCTTCTCTGCAATACCGCCCATGTATCAATGCTGGGAGAGATAGTAGAGAAAGTACAGAttaaatacaaactttcaagtcatttgatgatatttcaatcaatcaatcaagttTGAAACATAATAGTGAAAACATCAATTCtgacaataaataaaaaacactaTAGGTgttcagggatgtgcccacgctgggcggcactgggcggtcccgcccagcactaaaaattaccacCCAGCACTGtctaaaaatcgtgaatcccgcccagtactattttcatctaaaatcccgacattcctaacaatatattcaacataaattaggcctagcctatgccaaaatcatacagactattAATGCATCAGCTACGCATGCGAGGAACATTACtgacggctctcaatcggtcccttgtaaaaactagtaacttttaccaggtacgtaatataaatcactaaataaaaattaaaaaatgtaagtTGTTAGCAAAAGTAGTGTTGGGCCtatgcttaaaaagctacacaaagccagcatttggcatctgagcaccttcaaaaatctctccctcccccttagaccgctctcccaggacggcgatcagtacacccggcactcaggaaatcctgggcacatgcCTGGTGTTATATCATAATAGTAGAACAAACGGTGGAAatataattgattgattgaggGGACTACTTAGACATTTAAACAAGAAAACTTGTGAAATGGAAGTCACAAGGAGACCAGGCAAAAGTGAAAAAGGTATGGCGTAAGAATGGACAAACAAATAAATCTAAAGACATTCCACCTGTTCACCACACTATGTATCTAAATCTCTACGAAACCAGACTACAGTGGAGTAGAAACAATATTACCGTATAAAAGACAGGAAATTCTAAGTTATGAATAACAAAAGAGCTTTATAACGTCTTTTAAAgttatcaatggaatgtacagACTTAAGACGGTCAATCAAAGACTTCCAGATCTTAGGACATTTGAAACTGACACAATTCTGATTGGAACGATTTACAGGAATGCTGAGGGAGTTTGCTGAATCTATAGTGTTATGGTTGTGGAACGGAATGATGATTGCTGAAAGGAGGTTGAAATGTTTAGCTAGAGCCCCGTTTCAAAACTCGAAAGGAAAAACTTGGTTGTATAGTTTGACTGAATGTTGGGGTCACTAATATAGAAGGTGTTGAGTTTAACGAAATGAGGATGgctgtgagagagagagaggagctCTCTGTTATGTTAACGCGCTGTCTTTTTTGAAGTCTGCAGTCGAGAAGAATATTGTTGGCCTATTCAGAATTACAGCAAGGTAAGTAGGGTAGGATAATGGTTTTTGTTAAAAGAATGGAGCATATTTATGACAAATTAAGTTTTAATTAATGTAATATACGAGTTGTTGGAACAACAAAAGTTTTATCAATGCAGTTGGCAACAGAAGAGTTAGAGATTGCATCATGGACATTGATCTAaattgccttttttttcttttcttttttaatgtacaagtgaatcataggcgtaggaggcgggggggggggggtgctgcagccccaaccaaatattgtttgtgaaaattcgggcaatatgctgataattgtCGGGCacttactgaaagaaaaataaattgcaatgtgtttttcaatggttaaacttatattattattatcaattttgttgtaacgacttccccaaaaatgataaccaatatggaagggtaataagacggcaAATGATtgatgtaattggcatgcgatgttataaccgatgcatgcctatatgatgtACACATCAagatgttgatttttttttgaaaaagtttggttatattttttgggcaagtcgttacagccccccccccccccaaatgggCTCCTTAGCCTATGCACATGATCATTGATCCGCTAAAGAAAATCCCATTCTTACGAAACAATTAGTTGCGTATAAATtctaaatgaaagaaacattgaCCAAGAAAACATTCCAGACTGCATCACATTTTAAGggcaaataaacaaaaaatatgataagAGGGAGGTGCGGATTTTGACGTGACGAACATCCATTACGACATCACATTCTACCTATAAGATCCATTTCCTGGAGTAAAGAAGGTTGACACAAGGTTACATCGTAACATCAATTGTCCATAATGCGACTGTTTGATATACATGGACGTTACACTTAGAGTTGATATAAACCGAATCACACAAGAATAAATACCAACTCACCCGGCATAGAGGCATCGTCTTCAGCTCTGTACAACTCAAgattacaaataaacaaaaaggCCGTAACTAACGGATATAGTCGAGAATCAATTCCACCGGTCACGCTCCACATTTTCCTGAAATTTTCAACTTTAAATGAATTCGATGCAAAATATCATGTAACGTATGTATAAGTCGCGATCCTGCTTCATAACTTGTTTACAGTGAACCTGTCGGAAAAGCTACACGGTTAATTTATAACGAAATAGTCTATGAGTGCTAATTAATAATCCCATGACAAACAATTTAAACGCACTCAAAATTATGGCCTATTCTCAGTAGATTTCCTCCCATAAATTATGTACGATTAAGTCACACTGTTCTTTCCTTCTTCTCGGAATTCTAATTTAAAGCTGAAGTTAATCTATGCTGTCATTGAAACATCTCATACGTCTAAaaatcagtatatatatgcaaatacatATAAACGTAGGCCTATTATACTTTTTACGACTTGGCATACATATTTTCGCTTTCGAACCATGCTTTATACAAACCAGGAAGTAAGAAAGTTTCCTCTATAGATCTATACGTGTAGGCTGCGTTACCATAGAATGttggacacacacacacacacacacacacaatatgtACTTAAACATGTGTGATCGAGGAAACGTCATAAAATTGATGATTGCATTCTAAGTAAATAAGAATGAACCATGATTTCCGATCTGCTATTGTATAAAAACCATTAAAATGAAttatagcaacaacaaaacaaacagggggtggagggggataGAAGGTAGATATCGAACCATGCTACCGACATAGAGGTGTATGAGAACCCTTGTTAAATTGTTACTAATGTACCTGCACGAAGCGTGGATTAGTTACAATTTAACAAGGGTTTCTCATACACCTCTATGTTGGTAGCATATTCGATGTTTACCTTCTATGcccctccatccccctccctgttttgtttttgtatttgttttttttttggctatatAAGTTATGTCCGCTGTATACCTTTGTTACGATCAATGTTATAGGCTAATGTCTGTTGCTAAAGTTTAGTGTCAAAAACTTTCCAATGAGGATTGGGCTGGCTCGGGTCCCTCACTGGACGAAGCCACGGTTATATcacacatctatatatatacttgtgaATTATTTCACTTTATATCATGGCTCGTGACAAAACCACAGTCCAACGGAAATTGCAACTCAACGCTTTTGAAATATAGCTCAATGGTGATTGCCTTTCAATATCATAACCCATTGTATATTGCCATTTTTCAAgatttgtttttagttttgaagAAAACGTTACACAGCCATCACAAGAACATAGTGATCAGTATCACAATGGACATTAATAAAACAAGAATGTAATTCCAACAAAATGTGCTACCATTTGTCAATCACAGATTCCCCATGCTGTATTCTACTAATTAATGCCACGTTCAAAATCCCAACTACCAAATATAACGTTAacggaaaaaaatcaaaataaaccTCATCCTATGATATACAATGACAATATGTGCTCCAAAGAGAACAATTATAGTCTTTGCTTAAAATCCCAATCatcaataaatattttaaatgattttttcttttaaatcttGTCATCAAGCCGATGGCTGTCAATGACAACAGTTACTAACCTATATATTAACTAACagagaatattttatttcttccaTATAAGTGTCACATTGTTAGTCAACGAAATCTTCTTTTAGTTTACCAATGATTTGATATTGGAGTCtattgtaataataatgatcGGTTCATGGTTATAAATAGCATTCCACATTTTACATAGTTTTAAGGGTAATGCCTTGAAAAGTGGAAGGGCTTTAAATGGACACTATACTCTACATTGAGTAAAGTATCATTTAAATCCTAAATTCCGACCAGCGTCTTTCATCAGTTCATAAAACAGTAAGCCATGCATAAAATAATTCTTCGTGAAAAGTACTCTGTTACAAGCGATTACAGATATTAAGTAAATCATTCTATACAACAGACGACGTATTGCCAGAAACTTCTCTTTTTGTGTCTTTTGATTGGTCGTATGACGTCATTTTCGTTTGAGAAACAGAAATATCACTTTTGATGCCCAGTCTCTTACTCCACATATTCCAAATCTGAGATTTAGCGGTAAATGCAATGCATATAAACACCCCTTGAGATGAAGTAAATACGATAAATAAATTCCACATCCATTCTTGATCTACGAGAGCAGCCACAAAGCCTGAGTTCCAGGTCAATCCAAGAATGATAAATATCTGAAAAGAAGGAGGTCATCGTATATTTAGTAAGGTCaacgtaaaaaaaaagagaaaaaaaaagaagatagtATGTGTTATTTTGAATACACAGTTTTTCCAGGAATGGGGATATTATATAAATTACTAAGGTTGCGACTTTCGAGTCCGAAGACACAGTGACGTAATCTAAAGAATGAACAAAAAGGAACGTCAAGCTTTCCTGCTGCCCATACCCTCCGCTATAGATGAATTGCCCCCtcaattttcaaacaaattccaGTTCTCTGTGACCTTTTTCTTCGTAAACTTAAATCTGCAATTTGCAGTTCACATAGTGTGAATTATGAGGCGTGTGCAGTTTTCAAATATTGAAGGGCAAACTATGTGCATGGGggtgtgtacgtgtgtgtgtggagggaggggtgggtgtttggggggggggtaaggaggGGAAGGCGCATGTATGAGTAAGTTccatatgaaataaaacaataataccAAGTTACACATAGTATACCTTGACGTAGATGAGCAAATCTCGAAACTGGCTGTTTTGTCTGTTCGTCCTAATCACCACTTGACCTCTTTTTTGAAGACAAATTGATAGAGTAATGCCTATGAAAAACAAGTTGTTTAGGACCGAACTGACCGCTACTGGAATGCCAAATGCGTACAAATTTACTGTATGATCTTCAATCCAGCAGACTGACGAAGACCCGTATGAAATTGGGTATGTTTCATCACCGAATAATCTCAACGAAAGCAATGATCCGCTGATGATAGCCGGGATACCAAAACATGGGAGCAGGAAGAGACAGATTGATCTTTTAGATGGAGTTCCTCTCCTCGTTAGTTGGTTACGTGGATTAAACGTTTGGTACATTAAGAATCCTAAGACATTACTGGTCGAGAAGACAGTCAACCAACAGTAATGCCCAAGACCAGATACCAAGGAACAGATGAGAGGTCGGGGAGCAGATACACCTGATAACAGTAGAAGCAATTGCGCAGCGATGAGGCACGCACAGAACGTCATGATTAATACGCTAGACATGTGCGTTCTTAGAGAACGGAATGCGCAGTACGTTACTAAGGTTACCGTTAGGCAGAACAGCGAGATTATCATTC carries:
- the LOC139960915 gene encoding uncharacterized protein, producing the protein MWSVTGGIDSRLYPLVTAFLFICNLELYRAEDDASMPALIHGRYCREDFECRSECNSYLEASYRCSCHPACSIFRDCCYNFDEHSKNCHLENNADHFVSEVMQPYVEHYQCVRDVITKKRYWMVSKCPESWAGPNRCDVTDEDTEIVVGRLENHLSSIPMVSPDGVTFRNIYCAICHNQEQSNLTAWSFTAKKCDSNTFKSKTALTTAEKVLFLNKRCEVVSFLPPTNHPHYQISIIPCHAVNDDVIAGCNEYVTDDDVINNCSMISAPITTSDGNSYKNKECLNCSYYSQNVNINLREICKTNRIPPPNIPCPIDKITGLPDCPSAASPNLVPISITFNFGGQNGGISIISGDEEIETTYVECNVGEVFDPIASECILMSCPNGYVLIDRNCVETQSIVYRNDTSPCVQFSTNITVETQLTNPCQKYFKNVTDCLPESLISPTDLFENSCYSLKETTIYEYKTNLASTEVFRKIISPYFVIGDQSFGQSFCRDVIVLRVNAQCALNSSFSKLECDPTWMNSSLWSLNENSTNVFFKETAEFVTLNEVKFRHNVDFAVDPNGINRETAEVQRCQLVQDQKTTCPFIMMEASDFKAESNESDVLVYIYNTSVRFTPEMYILYNNGSIQVCNFLQENGEKYIIFFPTYTTLEIILTTIGLSLSIIALLFSLLTYAIFHSLRARMACVHNILLCVFLLIADILLLLAGWATTSPVFCSLVSGFGHFFWLAVFSTSTVRGFDMFLTFKNSYKPSDKGIPTTIKVVIHITRCILVPVLISGTLLTLFLINDNRYGVSYGTVHGCWIGGPMINLLAFGIPLLFSIVVNLFAFTYVTSAICKHKCSNNFIRRNISSAQKHEIIIYAKIFMDLSLTWITGFVAWFTDLQVFWYLFTILTSSHGVLIFLAFTCKARIWKLWSNLLNGRKDTVSSSSTFLTRVKISSSKPK